The sequence GCGTCGTTGGCGCCCTTCCATGGTTGTCCGGCCATGACTGCGTTGGAATCCAAGAACCACTCGGTATAGAGAGGCGCCATGTACGACGTCATTGTCATCGGTGCCCGTTGTGCGGGTTCGCCGACGGCCATGCTTTTCGCGCGACAGGGTTATCGTGTCCTGCTCCTGGAGAAGGCGCGGTTCCCGCAGGACACGCTGTCCTCGCACTACATCCACACGGAGGGCGTGGCGCTGCTCAAACGGTGGGGGCTGCTCGACGCGCTCCGCGACGCGGGCTGCCGGCCGATCGACCACCAGAGCTACGAGGCGCCAGGTGTCCGCATCGACGGCTTCTCCCTGCCGATCGACGGTCAGCGGACGACATATGCGCCGAGGCGGTACGTGCTCGACCCGATCCTCGCGGGCGGTGCCGTGGCGGCCGGCGTGGAGTTCCGGGAGTCCTGCGCGGTCAACGATCTGGTGTTCGAGGGCGACCGGGTCGTCGGGGTGCGGTACACGACGCCCGGCGGCGCCGAGGCGACGGACCGGGCGCGCCTCGTCGTCGGCGCGGACGGCATGCGATCGCTGGTGGCCCGCAAGACCGGCGCGCCGAACGTCATCGAGCACCCGCGGATGACCTGCACCTACTACAGCTACTGGGCCGGGGTTCCCGCGCACTTCGAGCTGTACGAGCGGCAGGGGCGCTGGATCGGTGTCATACCCACCAATGACGACCTCGCGCTGCTCATGGCCTACTTCCCGCAGGACGAGTTCTCCGAGATCCGCAAGGCGGTGGAACCCGCCTACCTCGAT is a genomic window of Streptomyces griseochromogenes containing:
- a CDS encoding NAD(P)/FAD-dependent oxidoreductase, with the protein product MYDVIVIGARCAGSPTAMLFARQGYRVLLLEKARFPQDTLSSHYIHTEGVALLKRWGLLDALRDAGCRPIDHQSYEAPGVRIDGFSLPIDGQRTTYAPRRYVLDPILAGGAVAAGVEFRESCAVNDLVFEGDRVVGVRYTTPGGAEATDRARLVVGADGMRSLVARKTGAPNVIEHPRMTCTYYSYWAGVPAHFELYERQGRWIGVIPTNDDLALLMAYFPQDEFSEIRKAVEPAYLDAFRTTAPELYERMSAGERVEQLYGTGHQENYFRKAFGPGWALVGDAVNHKDSITARGITEAFVQAQSLTGHIGERLHDDAALEDALRRYEDDLDDDALSHYQGALNVAELKPEGRAELLRKLVGHQELIDRYFSTLSGACSIDDFYNTELLTLLDQS